A genomic stretch from Spongiibacter nanhainus includes:
- a CDS encoding HDOD domain-containing protein — protein sequence MNAHNLVSQTQSLISFPSVAIRVNELLANDDVSLNDVAATIETDPALTAGLLRLSNSAALGGTQEINSVAKAITRIGLRQINELVMSIDTARSFNGLNNTLITVHDFWRHSLFCAVIARKLASLSKIKRRDAAFTAGLLHDIGQLLMFNQLGKQCAECLSQSLDDNDGLVVHSIETEKLGFNHCDVGRELATQWGLPEALIDCIAHHHDPQNAEVDPDLVAAVHLANSLAVMAELETCEEDNAPPTNDGAWDQLKLSRDIIPELVSLAQQEVDELLAVFTGN from the coding sequence ATGAATGCTCACAATCTGGTTAGCCAAACCCAGTCTTTGATTTCCTTTCCCAGTGTCGCGATTCGCGTAAACGAACTTCTCGCAAACGACGACGTTTCCCTGAACGATGTCGCCGCAACAATAGAGACGGATCCAGCGTTGACCGCGGGCCTGCTGAGACTGTCTAACAGTGCGGCACTGGGGGGCACGCAGGAAATAAATAGTGTCGCCAAGGCTATCACCCGAATTGGGCTTCGCCAGATCAACGAATTGGTTATGAGTATTGATACAGCCCGCTCTTTTAACGGGCTTAACAATACTTTAATCACAGTCCACGACTTCTGGCGTCACAGTTTATTCTGTGCGGTTATCGCCAGAAAACTCGCCAGCCTCAGCAAGATAAAGCGTCGCGACGCAGCATTTACTGCAGGCTTGCTCCACGATATCGGGCAATTACTGATGTTCAACCAGTTGGGCAAGCAGTGCGCCGAATGCCTATCCCAATCTCTTGATGACAACGATGGTTTAGTTGTGCATTCCATTGAAACGGAAAAGCTTGGTTTCAACCACTGCGATGTCGGCCGCGAACTCGCTACACAATGGGGCTTACCCGAGGCGTTGATCGACTGCATAGCTCACCACCACGATCCCCAAAACGCGGAAGTTGACCCGGACTTGGTGGCAGCCGTTCATTTAGCCAATAGTCTGGCGGTAATGGCCGAGCTCGAAACTTGCGAGGAGGATAATGCACCACCCACAAACGACGGCGCCTGGGATCAACTTAAACTGAGTCGGGATATTATTCCTGAATTGGTTTCACTCGCTCAACAAGAGGTGGACGAGCTGCTAGCAGTATTCACAGGAAACTAA
- a CDS encoding chemotaxis protein CheA has protein sequence MSLDMDMKEIHGIFFEESAEGLDAMESGLLGLSPGSADPETINTIFRAAHSIKGGAATFGFLTISNFTHGVETLLDQLRSGQREIDESLVELFLESVDCLRSMLEDLQAEREPDASITTDVQARIDALLSGDTAQQTPVATSQTDQKTASGSGWRIVFEPDPGVLKTGNEPARIFRELEQLGKLSVSAELSSEVSFDTLDPESCYCKWTLELDSAAPREAVEEAFDWVKGQCHLEISAIQPEAEAEKFAPAAVASSNEPKPASTESSAPAASASKDAGSIRVSIDKIDALLNLVGELVITQSMLARYGEGDGNQADVQGLRDGLLVLERHTRELQESAMQIRMLPIGTSFSRFKRLVRDISGKLGKKVELKLSGENTELDKTVLEKMSDPLVHLVRNSLDHGIESPEKRLEAGKSETGTLHLSAYHEGGNIVIQVKDDGAGLNKERILSKAIERGIVSPTESLSDDQINNLIFQPGFSTAEQVSDMSGRGVGMDVVRRNIIDLGGRIDVQSKPGEGSTFKIRLPLTLAILDGQLVRVGKDVYIFSLLSIVETVLVSGQEVSKLVGNGRVYRLRDEYIPVISLREAFGLRGPKIMTRYGEREGELLVVVETDGTKVGLFVDELMDQQQVVIKSLEENYLPVTGLSGATILGDGSVAMIIDVPSLVHSIDFKNIDSDTETGAA, from the coding sequence ATGTCGCTTGATATGGACATGAAAGAGATCCACGGCATTTTCTTTGAAGAAAGTGCAGAGGGCCTCGATGCAATGGAGTCGGGCTTATTGGGGCTGAGCCCCGGCAGCGCCGACCCCGAAACGATCAATACCATCTTCCGGGCTGCTCACTCCATTAAAGGCGGCGCTGCGACATTTGGCTTTTTGACCATTTCCAACTTCACCCATGGTGTTGAAACTCTGCTGGACCAGCTCCGCAGTGGGCAGCGGGAAATTGACGAATCTTTGGTTGAGCTTTTCCTGGAGTCGGTGGATTGCCTGCGGTCAATGCTGGAGGATCTTCAGGCAGAACGTGAGCCTGATGCCTCCATCACTACTGATGTTCAGGCCCGTATCGACGCGCTGCTAAGTGGTGATACAGCGCAGCAAACTCCGGTAGCCACCAGCCAAACTGATCAGAAGACCGCGTCGGGCAGTGGTTGGCGTATTGTCTTTGAGCCCGACCCGGGCGTACTTAAGACCGGCAATGAACCCGCGCGGATTTTTAGAGAGCTGGAGCAGCTTGGTAAATTATCCGTCTCCGCCGAACTGTCCTCTGAGGTCAGTTTTGACACCCTGGACCCTGAGAGTTGCTACTGTAAGTGGACTCTCGAGTTGGACAGTGCCGCACCCCGAGAGGCGGTCGAAGAGGCTTTTGATTGGGTCAAAGGGCAGTGTCACCTTGAAATTTCTGCCATACAGCCTGAAGCCGAGGCGGAGAAATTCGCCCCGGCAGCCGTTGCTTCCAGCAATGAACCAAAGCCTGCCAGTACTGAAAGCTCTGCCCCCGCAGCCAGCGCCAGTAAAGATGCAGGTTCGATTCGGGTCAGCATCGACAAAATTGACGCGCTGCTAAATTTAGTGGGCGAGCTGGTAATCACCCAGTCGATGTTGGCGCGCTATGGTGAGGGCGACGGTAATCAAGCTGATGTTCAGGGGCTGCGGGACGGTTTACTTGTGTTGGAGCGTCATACCCGGGAGCTCCAGGAAAGTGCCATGCAGATCCGGATGTTGCCTATTGGCACCAGTTTCAGTCGCTTTAAGCGACTGGTCCGCGATATCAGTGGCAAGCTGGGTAAAAAAGTCGAGTTGAAGCTGTCCGGTGAGAATACCGAGCTGGACAAAACCGTACTAGAAAAAATGAGTGATCCGCTGGTGCACCTGGTGCGGAACTCCCTCGATCATGGCATCGAATCCCCTGAGAAGCGCTTGGAAGCTGGTAAGTCAGAAACCGGTACCCTTCACCTTAGCGCCTACCACGAGGGTGGCAATATAGTCATCCAGGTGAAGGACGATGGCGCCGGTCTAAACAAAGAGCGAATTCTAAGCAAGGCCATTGAGCGTGGAATAGTCTCTCCGACTGAATCCCTCAGCGATGATCAGATAAATAACTTGATCTTCCAGCCAGGCTTTTCTACTGCCGAGCAGGTCAGTGATATGTCTGGTCGCGGCGTGGGCATGGATGTTGTACGGCGCAATATTATCGACCTCGGTGGCCGTATCGATGTCCAATCAAAGCCAGGTGAAGGATCGACGTTCAAAATACGCTTGCCGCTGACGCTGGCCATTCTCGACGGGCAATTGGTGCGCGTCGGCAAAGATGTCTACATCTTCTCTTTGTTGTCGATCGTAGAAACAGTACTGGTTTCAGGCCAAGAGGTCAGCAAGCTGGTCGGTAACGGCAGGGTTTATCGCTTGCGAGACGAGTACATTCCAGTGATTAGTCTCAGAGAAGCCTTCGGTCTTCGAGGGCCCAAGATCATGACCCGCTACGGCGAGCGCGAAGGAGAGCTGTTGGTCGTGGTTGAGACCGATGGCACCAAAGTGGGCTTGTTTGTCGACGAGCTTATGGATCAGCAGCAAGTTGTGATCAAAAGTCTTGAAGAGAACTATCTACCGGTTACCGGTCTCTCGGGTGCGACCATTCTGGGCGATGGCAGTGTCGCTATGATCATCGATGTGCCCAGCCTGGTACATAGCATCGATTTCAAAAATATCGATAGTGATACAGAGACTGGCGCGGCGTGA
- a CDS encoding response regulator, translating to MNILVVDDSAAMRNMIVRTLRQAGFGGNDIEQAEDGAVALEAIKKAVPDLVLADWNMPNMTGIELLEALNEEGIKTKFGFITTEATADMRAKATEGGAKFLISKPFSVESFEKVLGAIM from the coding sequence ATGAATATCCTGGTAGTCGATGACAGTGCCGCCATGCGAAACATGATCGTTAGAACGTTGCGCCAAGCCGGATTCGGCGGCAACGATATAGAGCAGGCTGAGGATGGCGCTGTGGCTTTGGAGGCGATAAAGAAGGCTGTACCTGATTTGGTATTGGCCGATTGGAACATGCCTAATATGACGGGGATTGAGTTGCTCGAGGCGCTTAATGAAGAAGGTATAAAAACCAAGTTTGGTTTCATTACCACGGAAGCCACTGCAGATATGCGCGCAAAGGCGACAGAAGGTGGCGCTAAATTTCTTATATCTAAGCCGTTCTCAGTTGAGTCATTCGAGAAAGTGCTTGGCGCGATTATGTAG
- a CDS encoding STAS domain-containing protein produces MAQDEFVVLLGEEAEQSSPSEADNGEFVVLLGEDNDTVEASTDAKEGQVTLDLGSDGTVAAAADIYQQLAELDITAAKTVELLANGLSRTDTAFLQVLAYYAKYAKAAGVEVHLLGAEDGFTDVASRLDLERFLVYEG; encoded by the coding sequence ATGGCGCAAGATGAGTTTGTGGTTCTGCTGGGTGAAGAGGCTGAACAGTCATCTCCTAGTGAGGCAGACAATGGCGAATTCGTGGTCCTGCTGGGCGAAGACAATGATACGGTCGAAGCCAGTACTGATGCCAAGGAGGGGCAGGTAACTCTGGATTTGGGATCTGACGGAACAGTCGCTGCCGCGGCGGATATATACCAGCAGTTGGCCGAGTTGGATATAACGGCAGCAAAGACGGTTGAATTGCTAGCCAATGGCTTAAGTAGAACCGACACAGCATTTTTGCAAGTGTTGGCCTATTACGCCAAGTATGCGAAGGCAGCAGGCGTGGAAGTGCATCTGCTAGGTGCAGAAGACGGATTCACGGATGTGGCGTCTAGGTTGGACCTGGAACGTTTTCTTGTATATGAAGGTTAA
- a CDS encoding late competence development ComFB family protein has translation MFLSEEVHNFMEPMVEEEFSNRGIAQQYDNDYVQDLFCLTLNALPPRYLRHALDVRMNMTAGDRERLSQDIGHAIEQGHAILRQGRRTAARL, from the coding sequence ATGTTTTTATCAGAAGAAGTACACAATTTTATGGAGCCCATGGTCGAGGAGGAATTCTCGAACCGGGGCATCGCCCAGCAATACGACAATGACTATGTACAGGATTTATTCTGCCTGACCCTCAATGCCCTGCCACCGCGGTACTTGCGGCACGCACTGGACGTAAGGATGAATATGACAGCCGGAGACCGGGAGCGTCTATCCCAGGATATCGGCCATGCCATTGAGCAGGGTCATGCCATTTTGCGCCAGGGGCGCCGCACTGCCGCCCGCCTGTAA
- a CDS encoding chemotaxis protein CheW produces the protein MSEEKQLSSDTSQYLTFMLNGEEYGVEILRVQGIQGWDTVTPIPNSPRYVLGVMNLRGAIVPIIDLRKRFDMESVPFGPTTVIIVVKVENSDKARTVGMVVDAVSEVYRIDEEEVQALPEFGASVSADFVKGLSTVEEKMLILLDIDRLFSVDEIVAANERPTSAVA, from the coding sequence ATGAGTGAAGAAAAGCAACTATCCAGTGATACCAGCCAGTACCTGACCTTCATGCTGAATGGAGAAGAGTACGGCGTCGAAATTTTACGAGTACAAGGTATTCAGGGTTGGGATACGGTTACCCCTATCCCGAACTCACCTCGCTATGTATTGGGTGTCATGAACCTTCGCGGTGCCATTGTGCCAATTATCGATTTGCGTAAGCGCTTCGATATGGAAAGTGTCCCCTTTGGACCCACCACCGTTATCATCGTGGTTAAGGTAGAAAATAGTGACAAGGCCCGCACAGTGGGAATGGTTGTGGACGCAGTTTCCGAGGTATACCGAATTGACGAAGAGGAGGTTCAGGCACTGCCCGAATTCGGCGCCTCCGTAAGCGCAGACTTCGTCAAGGGCTTGTCGACGGTTGAAGAAAAAATGCTGATTCTGCTAGATATTGATCGCTTATTCTCGGTCGATGAAATCGTCGCTGCAAACGAACGCCCAACTTCTGCGGTAGCTTGA
- a CDS encoding CheR family methyltransferase produces the protein MGEAVQTPSGSGLNFDFSSANFAQLRDLVFEHTGISLSDEKKQLAYSRFSKRLRALGLSRFEDYIQLLGESDSDELQDFISAITTNFTSFFRESHHFDFLAQEVAHLGKTNKRIRIWSAGCSSGEEPYSMAVTLLDRVPECRNWDIKILASDLDRKMVETASKGVYSLERLNGVDERIKKTWFMKGRGANQGMVKVKPELSSLIEFRQLNLLHSWPMKGPFDIIFCRNVIIYFDKSVQAQLFKQFARVLKPGGKMVIGHSENLAGVTNDFKLIGRTIYERV, from the coding sequence ATGGGCGAAGCTGTCCAGACACCGAGCGGTTCCGGGTTGAACTTTGATTTCTCCTCCGCGAATTTTGCTCAGCTTCGTGATCTTGTTTTTGAACACACTGGTATCTCACTCAGTGACGAGAAGAAACAGCTTGCCTATAGTCGATTCTCCAAGCGCCTGAGAGCCTTGGGGCTTTCCCGATTTGAAGATTACATCCAGCTTCTGGGGGAGTCCGACTCAGATGAGCTGCAGGATTTTATCAGCGCGATAACCACCAATTTCACCAGCTTCTTTCGAGAGTCCCATCACTTTGACTTCCTGGCACAGGAAGTAGCCCATCTCGGAAAAACCAATAAACGCATCCGTATTTGGTCAGCCGGCTGTTCCAGCGGTGAAGAGCCTTATTCCATGGCAGTTACCCTGCTGGACCGTGTACCGGAGTGCAGAAACTGGGATATCAAAATTCTGGCTTCCGATCTAGATCGCAAGATGGTTGAAACTGCCTCAAAGGGAGTCTACAGCCTGGAGCGCCTCAATGGCGTCGATGAGCGGATAAAAAAGACCTGGTTTATGAAAGGGCGGGGCGCAAACCAGGGAATGGTTAAAGTAAAACCGGAGTTGTCGTCATTGATTGAGTTTCGTCAGCTCAACCTTTTGCATTCCTGGCCGATGAAGGGTCCGTTCGACATTATTTTTTGCCGGAACGTCATTATCTACTTTGATAAGTCGGTTCAGGCGCAGTTGTTTAAACAATTTGCTCGGGTGTTAAAACCCGGCGGAAAAATGGTCATTGGCCATTCTGAGAACTTAGCAGGAGTGACCAACGACTTTAAACTTATCGGTAGAACAATCTACGAAAGGGTATGA
- a CDS encoding methyl-accepting chemotaxis protein: protein MTTKRSTSTASKPRATRQTAKASPASTKMKEMEKELARWRTAVGGAMTAIMMVDRDLVVTYANEATQTLLKKHEADLQSIYPEFDADSIVGTCIDFFHAKPEHQRGLLADPANLPHSADIHVGPLTFNINVTAQVDDQGEYIGNTLEWLDVTEQRKHETNVARLQTAVDSAMTAIMMIDRDFNVTYVNEATKALLGGHREALQSVYPSFNPDEIVGTCIDIFHKNPAHQRAMLADPANLPHSADIHVGELTFNINVTAQIDAKGNYVGNTLEWLDVTAVRAKEIEVSRLQAAVDGAEANLMMCDADLNITYANPSVVEMLKNREEVLRERFPGFSADNLVGQSIDQFHKHPAHQRGLLSNVAALPAKAEIKIADLEFEVNATAVLDAKGNYMGNMVEWKDITEQKDAERQIAGLIEAAASGELDRRLNADRYEGFMQRLGISINGLMDAIVAEQNNAEQQIQELVNSAIGGQLESRIDADATVGFLKRLAAGLNQLMDAIAEPLAESSRVMSALSDGDLLQSMAGQYQGQFASMQDDVNRSVDNLREMVIQIREAATGIRNSASEIAQGNLDLSNRTEAQAASLEETASSVEEFTATVKQNAENAAQANNLASSARGQAEKGGDVVGRAVSAMREINASSKRISDIIGVIDEIAFQTNLLALNAAVEAARAGEQGRGFAVVASEVRNLAQRSAEAAKEIKTLINDSQEKVEEGSRLIDESGSTLEEIVAGVKKVSDIIAEIALASQEQASGIEQVNKAVSEMDKVTQENAALVEQAAAASQSMDTLSKGLTERMTFFKTGDDAVNEPESQHAASQGKEQSLRAVPSRQAPAPAPRKKAAGGNDHGTDEWEEF, encoded by the coding sequence ATGACTACAAAACGCAGCACCTCGACAGCATCCAAGCCTCGTGCGACCCGTCAGACTGCCAAGGCGTCGCCCGCCAGCACTAAGATGAAAGAGATGGAGAAAGAACTGGCCCGCTGGCGTACTGCCGTTGGCGGCGCGATGACGGCCATCATGATGGTGGACAGGGACTTGGTCGTTACTTATGCGAATGAGGCCACGCAGACCCTGTTGAAAAAACATGAAGCCGACCTTCAATCGATTTATCCCGAGTTTGATGCCGACAGCATTGTCGGTACTTGTATAGACTTCTTCCATGCCAAGCCGGAACACCAGCGCGGATTGCTGGCCGACCCTGCCAATTTGCCTCACTCTGCCGATATTCATGTTGGCCCATTAACCTTTAATATCAACGTCACAGCCCAGGTCGACGATCAAGGCGAGTATATTGGTAATACCTTGGAGTGGCTGGATGTCACTGAACAACGCAAGCACGAGACTAATGTAGCGCGCCTGCAGACGGCAGTAGATAGCGCGATGACCGCGATCATGATGATTGATCGTGACTTCAATGTTACCTATGTAAATGAAGCTACCAAGGCCCTGCTTGGAGGTCATCGGGAGGCATTGCAGTCGGTCTATCCGTCGTTTAATCCGGATGAGATTGTCGGTACCTGCATTGACATATTCCACAAAAATCCAGCGCACCAGCGGGCGATGCTGGCGGACCCAGCTAACCTACCTCACAGTGCCGATATCCATGTCGGTGAGCTGACCTTCAATATCAATGTCACAGCCCAAATCGATGCAAAGGGCAACTACGTCGGCAATACACTGGAATGGCTGGATGTGACCGCAGTTCGTGCTAAAGAGATTGAAGTCTCTCGCTTGCAGGCAGCTGTCGATGGCGCTGAAGCTAACCTGATGATGTGTGATGCCGATCTCAATATTACCTACGCCAATCCATCAGTGGTTGAGATGCTAAAGAACCGCGAGGAGGTACTGCGGGAGCGATTCCCAGGATTCAGTGCCGACAACCTTGTTGGACAATCCATCGATCAGTTCCACAAGCATCCTGCTCACCAGCGCGGTTTGCTCAGTAACGTAGCCGCATTGCCGGCCAAGGCGGAGATAAAAATTGCCGACTTGGAATTTGAGGTCAACGCAACGGCAGTGCTCGATGCCAAGGGCAATTACATGGGCAACATGGTTGAGTGGAAGGATATTACCGAGCAGAAAGACGCCGAGCGTCAAATTGCCGGTTTGATCGAGGCCGCTGCCAGCGGCGAGCTCGACCGCCGCTTGAATGCCGATCGCTACGAGGGCTTTATGCAGCGATTAGGCATCTCTATCAACGGTTTGATGGATGCCATTGTTGCAGAGCAAAATAATGCGGAACAGCAGATTCAGGAACTGGTGAACTCGGCGATAGGCGGCCAGCTCGAGAGCCGTATCGACGCAGATGCAACGGTAGGGTTCTTGAAGCGTCTCGCTGCAGGATTGAATCAGCTAATGGACGCCATTGCCGAGCCACTTGCCGAAAGCTCACGGGTTATGAGTGCGCTCTCTGACGGTGACCTGTTGCAAAGTATGGCGGGGCAATACCAGGGGCAGTTCGCTTCTATGCAGGACGATGTCAATCGCTCTGTCGATAATCTGAGAGAGATGGTCATACAAATTCGTGAGGCCGCAACAGGGATTCGTAACTCCGCCTCAGAAATTGCCCAAGGAAACCTGGACCTCTCTAACCGGACTGAAGCACAAGCTGCATCTCTGGAAGAAACCGCGTCCAGCGTTGAGGAGTTCACGGCTACTGTTAAACAAAATGCCGAAAATGCGGCCCAGGCAAACAATCTTGCTTCCAGTGCCCGGGGCCAGGCAGAGAAAGGCGGTGATGTTGTCGGTCGAGCGGTCAGTGCGATGCGGGAAATCAACGCATCTTCGAAACGCATCTCTGACATTATCGGTGTGATAGACGAAATCGCCTTCCAAACCAATTTGCTGGCACTTAATGCAGCCGTTGAGGCAGCCAGAGCAGGCGAACAGGGCCGCGGCTTCGCCGTGGTGGCCTCGGAAGTTCGTAACCTGGCCCAGCGTAGTGCAGAAGCTGCGAAAGAGATCAAAACCCTTATCAACGATAGTCAGGAAAAAGTTGAAGAGGGATCGCGTCTGATTGACGAGTCTGGCAGCACGCTAGAGGAAATTGTCGCCGGCGTGAAGAAAGTGTCCGATATCATTGCCGAGATCGCCCTGGCCAGTCAGGAGCAGGCATCTGGTATCGAGCAGGTAAACAAAGCGGTGTCCGAGATGGATAAGGTCACGCAGGAAAATGCAGCACTGGTCGAACAAGCTGCCGCGGCCAGCCAGTCGATGGATACCTTGTCGAAAGGCCTGACCGAACGGATGACATTCTTCAAAACGGGTGATGATGCGGTCAATGAACCGGAGTCTCAACACGCGGCTTCGCAGGGCAAAGAACAATCCCTGCGCGCAGTACCTTCACGGCAGGCTCCAGCTCCCGCGCCCCGTAAAAAAGCGGCAGGTGGAAATGACCACGGCACTGACGAGTGGGAGGAATTCTAA
- a CDS encoding protein-glutamate methylesterase/protein-glutamine glutaminase: MPEQNRRIRVLVVDDSVLMRHVLSEILNSDPDIEVVGVASDPYIARQKIKQLNPDVLTLDVEMPKMDGLQFLRNLMRLRPMPVVMISSLTQQGASVTLEALELGAVDFISKPEIDIAEKLKDYAEQIIEKVKTASVAQVAQLSDAQAKAITSRKPVVQTGGEQLSFKTTDQVIAIGASTGGTEAIREVLENLPADTPGIVIVQHIPGMFSGPFAARMNGVSQMEVCEARHDQRVMHGHVYIAPGDQHLSLRRDGARYYCKLSDAEPVNRHRPSVDVLMHSVAQQVGKNAIGVMLTGMGKDGAEGMLAMRNAGAATLVQDEASSVVWGMPGAAAKLGAAGEVLPLTKIAGRITELYAAMRPSAKTA, from the coding sequence ATGCCTGAACAAAATAGACGGATACGTGTGCTAGTGGTCGACGATTCAGTATTAATGCGACATGTACTGAGCGAGATTCTAAACTCGGATCCGGATATTGAAGTTGTTGGCGTGGCGTCTGATCCCTACATCGCTCGTCAGAAAATTAAGCAGCTCAATCCAGATGTCCTTACCCTGGACGTAGAGATGCCCAAAATGGATGGGCTGCAGTTTTTGCGCAACCTGATGCGCTTAAGACCCATGCCGGTAGTGATGATATCGTCGTTGACCCAGCAAGGGGCCAGCGTGACTTTGGAAGCGCTGGAGCTCGGAGCGGTCGACTTTATAAGCAAGCCCGAGATCGACATCGCCGAGAAGCTAAAGGACTACGCCGAGCAAATTATCGAGAAAGTGAAAACAGCCAGTGTCGCGCAAGTCGCGCAATTGAGCGATGCACAAGCTAAGGCAATTACCTCTCGCAAACCGGTGGTCCAAACCGGCGGTGAACAACTCAGTTTTAAAACCACCGATCAAGTTATCGCGATCGGCGCCTCGACCGGCGGCACTGAAGCAATACGAGAAGTGTTGGAAAACCTCCCCGCAGATACCCCCGGTATCGTTATCGTTCAGCATATTCCGGGCATGTTTAGTGGGCCATTTGCTGCTCGCATGAATGGGGTTAGTCAAATGGAAGTGTGTGAGGCCCGTCACGATCAACGGGTGATGCATGGTCACGTCTATATCGCTCCGGGTGATCAACATCTAAGTTTGCGGCGGGACGGCGCGCGCTATTACTGCAAGCTTAGCGACGCGGAGCCCGTCAATCGCCACAGACCTTCTGTAGACGTGTTGATGCACTCTGTGGCCCAACAGGTCGGAAAAAATGCCATCGGCGTTATGCTGACAGGCATGGGCAAGGATGGTGCGGAAGGTATGCTGGCAATGCGCAATGCCGGAGCTGCGACCCTGGTTCAGGACGAGGCAAGCTCGGTAGTGTGGGGGATGCCCGGTGCAGCAGCAAAACTTGGGGCGGCTGGAGAAGTGCTTCCTTTGACCAAAATAGCTGGGCGGATAACGGAACTCTATGCCGCTATGAGACCGTCTGCGAAAACCGCCTGA
- the cheD gene encoding chemoreceptor glutamine deamidase CheD codes for MATYPNPSLRMTEVALASTATRHEGSPDIQKHWDGHHGVHAARVLPGQYYVTDCETEMISTVLGSCIAACIRDRKLRIGGMNHFMLPAGDLTLDGMATRYGAYAMEHLINDILKLGGRRENLEIKLFGGGKIMRGMTDVGQKNIDFVTRFLETEGLEVEASDLGREFSRKVNYFPTSGRVLVKRLRSLHDTSIAQEEQAYSRVLADEAPGNDIELFD; via the coding sequence ATGGCAACGTATCCCAATCCCAGCTTGAGGATGACTGAAGTGGCTCTTGCTAGCACCGCTACTCGGCATGAGGGATCGCCGGATATTCAGAAGCATTGGGACGGCCATCACGGCGTACATGCTGCACGAGTACTCCCGGGACAATACTATGTTACAGACTGTGAAACAGAGATGATCTCAACAGTGTTGGGGTCCTGTATCGCCGCCTGTATCCGCGATCGAAAACTCCGTATCGGTGGTATGAACCACTTTATGTTACCCGCCGGAGATTTGACCTTAGACGGTATGGCTACGCGCTATGGTGCGTACGCAATGGAGCACCTCATTAACGATATTCTTAAATTGGGTGGCCGTCGGGAAAATCTGGAGATTAAGCTTTTCGGGGGCGGTAAGATAATGCGAGGTATGACGGATGTCGGTCAGAAGAATATCGATTTCGTCACGCGCTTTCTGGAAACAGAGGGTCTCGAGGTCGAAGCTTCGGATTTGGGTCGAGAATTTTCTCGTAAAGTAAACTACTTTCCAACCTCTGGTCGGGTGTTGGTTAAGCGCTTGCGCTCCCTGCACGACACCAGTATTGCCCAGGAAGAGCAGGCCTACTCAAGAGTACTTGCCGATGAGGCCCCTGGTAACGATATTGAGCTATTCGATTAG
- a CDS encoding response regulator translates to MASILAVDDSPSMRQLVSMTLKHAGHDVHLAEDGDDALAQAGSLDVDLVITDVHMPNMDGISLTQSLRALDKFRFTPILILTTESAADMKMRGKEAGATGWIVKPFNAEALLKVVDRVLEPVRS, encoded by the coding sequence ATGGCAAGTATTCTCGCGGTAGACGATTCCCCCTCCATGCGGCAACTGGTTTCCATGACTCTGAAGCATGCAGGTCACGACGTGCATTTGGCAGAGGACGGTGACGATGCCCTTGCTCAAGCCGGGTCCTTGGATGTGGACTTGGTTATCACCGATGTGCATATGCCAAACATGGATGGCATCAGCCTGACCCAGTCCCTGCGTGCTCTGGACAAGTTTCGCTTCACCCCGATTCTGATTTTGACCACTGAGTCGGCTGCCGACATGAAGATGCGTGGTAAAGAAGCCGGCGCCACTGGATGGATCGTCAAGCCCTTTAATGCCGAGGCACTGTTGAAGGTAGTCGACCGTGTCCTGGAGCCGGTGAGGAGCTGA